The Alosa sapidissima isolate fAloSap1 chromosome 16, fAloSap1.pri, whole genome shotgun sequence genome has a segment encoding these proteins:
- the si:dkey-191g9.5 gene encoding rap1 GTPase-GDP dissociation stimulator 1: MADMEALSEALKAISVSTEVIDEELKPHLDTLLSTLLEKKEGTAQKIASSGILPTLANSIRKKGPLMSQVTLVVAEMAREAAVRDSCIEAGLVSALLPHLNSKDEELLLHTGRAIGRICFENATQQDKLVEGGVIPRLVTIMKIYPENDPLVNVCLLALCNLADMDAAREALAEVGVAEVLTAQLKRAPDAERRHLILEILGSLGESDALKLQFVEAGVPEVLSEMIGGLQGGSDPHDLCSIKIASNLIVSLLLGDESMQKCFGEGTGSIYKDVLSWLQSSNTQLQLAGALAIANFARNDSNCVKMLELGVVPHILDLLEKHVDEGDVSVQHAGLSALRNLAIPASNKVRMLEDGVTERIQTLLRSDMPPVQFKLLGTLRMMVDGQEKAAAVLGKDEGLLKRVMEWCEAKDHAGVRGEANRLLAALIRHSRDPEVIHSVVNAQGMQHLITMATSEHVIMQNEALVALAIASAIDIDAVQESFAEAELLPTLQKMLEDPVGAVEVKFSTMGLVCSLANSSMLREQMEKLNLKDSLTQLSSHTNTKLAAQADTVLAVLAETS; the protein is encoded by the exons ATGGCAGATATGG aggcTCTGAGTGAGGCTCTGAAGGCCATCAGTGTGAGCACAGAGGTCATTGATGAGGAGCTGAAGCCCCACCTGGACACACTGCTGAGCACCCTCCTGGAAAAGA AGGAGGGCACTGCCCAGAAGATCGCCTCCAGCGGCATCCTGCCCACGCTGGCCAACTCCATCAGGAAGAAGGGCCCGCTCATGTCCCAGGTCACCCTGGTCGTGGCTGAGATGGCCAGGGAAG CCGCAGTGAGAGACAGCTGTATTGAGGCAGGACTGGTGTCTGCCCTTTTGCCACATCTGAACAGCAAAGACGAGGAGCTTCTGCTACACACGGGCAGGGCTATCGGGCGGATCTGTTTCGAAAATG CTACCCAGCAGGACAAGCTGGTTGAGGGGGGAGTCATTCCCAGACTGGTCACTATCATGAAGATTTACCCAGAGAACGATCCGCTGGTCAATGTGTGCCTACTGGCCTTGTGTAACTTAGCTGATATGG ATGCTGCCCGAGAGGCTCTGGCGGAGGTGGGTGTTGCAGAGGTGCTGACCGCCCAGCTGAAGCGTGCCCCCGACGCCGAGAGACGCCACCTCATACTGGAAATATTGGGATCACTGGGAGAAAGTG ATGCGCTGAAGTTGCAGTTTGTGGAGGCTGGTGTGCCAGAGGTCCTGTCAGAGATGATCGGAGGTCTGCAGGGAGGCTCTGACCCCCACGACCTCTGTAGCATCAAAATAGCTTCCAACCTCATTGTGTCTCTCCTGCTCGGGG ATGAGTCTATGCAGAAGTGCTTCGGCGAGGGGACGGGGAGCATCTATAAGGACGTGCTCTCCTGGCTACAGTCTTCCAACACGCAACTGCAGCTCGCTGGTGCGCTCGCCATTGCCAACTTCGCCAGGAACG ACAGTAACTGTGTGAAGATGCTGGAGCTGGGCGTGGTCCCTCACATCCTGgacctgctggagaagcatGTGGACGAGGGGGACGTGTCTGTACAGCACGCGGGCCTCAGCGCTCTCCGGAACCTGGCCATCCCTG CCTCTAATAAGGTGCGGATGCTGGAGGACGGAGTGACGGAGAGGATCCAGACCCTGCTGCGCTCGGACATGCCCCCTGTCCAGTTCAAGCTGCTGGGCACCCTGCGCATGATGGTGGACGGACAGG AGAAAGCCGCCGCTGTGTTGGGGAAGGATGAGGGCTTGCTGAAGCGGGTGATGGAGTGGTGTGAGGCCAAGGATCACGCAGGGGTCCGAGGAGAGGCCAACCGCCTGCTGGCTGCTCTCATCAGGCACAGTCGAGACCCG GAGGTTATCCACTCTGTTGTCAATGCCCAGGGGATGCAACACCTTATCACCATGGCAACCAGCGAACATGTCATCATGCAGAACGAAGCTCTGGTTGCTTTGGCGATTGCTTCGGCAATAGATATTG ACGCTGTGCAGGAGTCCTTTGCTGAGGCGGAGTTGCTGCCCACTCTGCAGAAGATGCTGGAGGACCCGGTGGGGGCCGTGGAGGTCAAATTCAGCACCATGGGCCTCGTCTGCAGCCTGGCCAACTCCA GTATGTTGCGGGAGCAGATGGAGAAGCTGAACCTGAAGGACAGCCTTACTCAGCTCTCCAGCCACACCAACACCAAGCTGGCCGCGCAGGCGGATACTGTGCTGGCCGTTCTGGCCGAGACCAGCTAA
- the si:dkey-191g9.7 gene encoding uncharacterized protein si:dkey-191g9.7, whose protein sequence is MAERECPESEHYPSGASSPADPRVTIDALSLSKSFTDMVTSPHQLDKANQGPTGAGSLPTDAQNGGKQTLRVGAHSAESTPDHPVVRNAGRPRSMAEPHTGMEALPLLEGDLNHHHYQHQLPQHHQHHGAPCCGDRGLGSSCSQRDLSGHRLAPAALPVQRSHSDTLRALRESPIPHPHPHCESTASPSHPAHLAHEAHCYGQQPCPGLVCKQALQLQQSGSLTTSARGPSPTPQLQPQPQHGCVSVVPSNTPCEGAAESWHPHYEEAVCCGPYGVAMVPGAMEETLAAYCHHQPIPSAVQLLPVPAPRGLPGAEAQMLALPRLISSISETGLDAKRMLRCCNLDCTWPNAPALHRAGSQPHVGDEGHHLVLTTATAVATRDAGTMTSRTELRDVGVQAEQVAKTPPPLHMYPEVCLADDDGAVNGAPAAGKSAAAQSKSPVKEVKWDAEGMTWEVYGASVDPEELGLAIQKHLELQIKETASRAAKLSRQNTSASQGTAGTGTGTGTGTGNGSDSAVRRRKRGGLMGSLRGSLTGPGCCTRTTNAVD, encoded by the coding sequence ATGGCAGAAAGAGAGTGTCCTGAGTCAGAGCATTACCCATCCGGGGCTTCCTCCCCAGCAGACCCCAGGGTCACCATAGACGCTCTGTCCCTATCCAAGAGCTTCACAGACATGGTGACATCTCCCCATCAACTGGACAAGGCCAACCAGGGCCCGACCGGCGCCGGTTCCTTGCCAACAGATGCCCAGAACGGCGGCAAGCAGACTCTTCGAGTTGGTGCCCACAGCGCTGAAAGCACCCCTGATCACCCAGTGGTCCGTAACGCGGGGAGACCGCGCAGCATGGCAGAGCCACACACAGGGATGGAAGCACTGCCGCTGTTGGAGGGGGACCtgaaccaccaccactaccagcaCCAGCTGCCCCAGCATCACCAGCACCATGGCGCCCCCTGCTGTGGGGACAGAGGACTGGGCTCCTCCTGCTCCCAGAGGGACCTCAGCGGGCACAGACTGGCCCCCGCCGCCCTGCCTGTGCAGCGGAGCCACTCGGACACGCTGCGCGCTCTGCGGGAGAGTCCCATcccgcacccccacccccactgtgAATCCACCGCTTCACCATCTCACCCGGCTCACCTGGCCCATGAAGCCCACTGCTATGGTCAGCAGCCATGCCCGGGCCTGGTGTGCAAGCAGGCTCTGCAGCTGCAGCAGAGTGGGAGTCTCACCACCTCAGCTAGGGGCCCCAGCCCCACGCCGCAGCTCCAGCCTCAACCCCAGCACGGCTGCGTCTCCGTGGTGCCGTCCAACACGCCCTGCGAGGGGGCCGCAGAGTCCTGGCACCCGCACTACGAAGAGGCGGTGTGCTGCGGCCCGTACGGCGTGGCCATGGTGCCCGGGGCGATGGAGGAAACGCTGGCCGCCTACTGCCACCACCAGCCCATCCCCTCCGCCGTGCAGCTGCTGCCGGTGCCGGCACCGCGGGGTCTGCCGGGCGCCGAGGCCCAGATGCTCGCCCTGCCGCGCCTCATCTCCTCCATCAGCGAGACGGGCCTGGACGCCAAGCGCATGCTGCGCTGCTGCAACCTGGACTGCACCTGGCCCAACGCCCCGGCCCTGCACCGCGCCGGCAGCCAGCCGCACGTGGGCGACGAGGGCCACCACCTCGTTCTGACCACTGCCACCGCCGTCGCCACTAGGGATGCGGGCACCATGACGTCCCGCACGGAGCTGAGGGACGTGGGGGTGCAGGCGGAGCAGGTGGCCAAGACGCCTCCGCCGCTCCACATGTACCCCGAGGTGTGCCTGGCGGACGACGACGGGGCCGTGAACGGGGCGCCAGCCGCGGGCAAGAGCGCCGCCGCCCAGTCCAAGTCGCCTGTGAAGGAGGTGAAGTGGGACGCGGAGGGCATGACCTGGGAGGTGTACGGCGCCTCGGTGGACCCCGAGGAGCTGGGCCTGGCCATCCAGAAACACCTGGAGCTGCAGATCAAGGAGACGGCCAGCCGCGCCGCCAAGCTCTCCCGCCAGAACACCAGCGCCTCGCAGGGCACTGCCGGCACAGGGACCGGAACAGGAACTGGAACAGGGAACGGCAGCGATAGCGCCGTCCGGcgcaggaagagagggggactCATGGGATCCCTACGAGGGTCGCTGACGGGCCCGGGGTGCTGTACGCGCACCACCAATGCCGTGGACTGA